From a single Brassica rapa cultivar Chiifu-401-42 chromosome A01, CAAS_Brap_v3.01, whole genome shotgun sequence genomic region:
- the LOC103859686 gene encoding autophagy-related protein 8a, producing MAKSSFQLSNPLETRMNEATRIREKYPDRVPVIVEKAGQSDVPDIDKKKYLVPADLTVGQFVYVVRKRIKLGAEKAIFVFVKDTLPPTAALMSAIYEEHKDEDGFLYMTYSGENTFGSFIVA from the exons ATGGCTAAGAGCTCATTCCAGCTTTCTAATCCGCTTG AGACAAGGATGAATGAAGCGACTCGAATCAGAGAGAAGTACCCTGACAGAGTCCCT GTGATTGTGGAGAAGGCTGGACAAAGTGATGTTCCTGACATTGACAAGAAGAA GTATCTCGTCCCAGCTGATCTAACCGTTGGTCAGTTTGTGTACGTGGTCCGCAAAAGAATCAAGCTTGGAGCTGAGAAAGCTATCTTCGTCTTTGTCAAGgacacattgcctccaactg CTGCATTGATGTCTGCAATCTATGAGGAACACAAAGATGAAGATGGGTTCCTCTACATGACTTACAGCGGAGAGAACACTTTTGGTTCTTTCATCGTTGCCTGA
- the LOC103859677 gene encoding 5'-adenylylsulfate reductase 3, chloroplastic isoform X1, producing MALAINVSSSSSSAISTSSFPSSELKVSAPRIGSLRLSDRVNVSTASLSLSGKRSSSVKPLNVQSIAKESFVPSQAASVVASEVTEKLDVVEVEDFEELAKSLETASPLEIMDKALEKFGNDIAIAFSGAEDVALIEYAHLTGRPFRVFSLDTGRLNPETYRLFDTVEKHYGIRIEYMFPDAVEVQALVRNKGLFSFYEDGHQECCRIRKVRPLRRALKGLRAWITGQRKDQSPGTRSEIPVVQVDPVFEGLDGGAGSLVKWNPVANVEGNDVWNFLRTMDVPVNTLHAAGYVSIGCEPCTRAVLPGQHEREGRWWWEDAKAKECGLHKGNIKENSNGNANANVNGTSSTVADIFKSENVVSLSRQGIENLMKLENRKEAWIVVLYAPWCPFCQAMEGSFDELADKLGGSGVKVAKFRADGDQKEFAKRELQLGSFPTILVFPKNSSRPIKYPSEKRDVDSLTSFLNLVR from the exons ATGGCACTAGCGATCAACGtttcctcatcttcttcttctgcgaTCTCAACCTCTAGCTTCCCTTCCTCAGAGCTCAAag TTTCAGCTCCACGGATCGGTTCGCTGAGGTTATCGGATCGTGTTAATGTCTCAACGGCGTCTCTGAGTCTATCCGGGAAACGATCATCATCGGTGAAGCCTCTGAATGTTCAGTCAATTGCAAAGGAGTCGTTTGTTCCTTCTCAAGCAGCGTCCGTGGTTGCTTCTG AGGTTACAGAGAAACTAGATGTGGTGGAAGTTGAAGACTTCGAGGAGCTAGCAAAGAGTCTAGAGACCGCTTCTCCTCTTGAGATCATGGACAAGGCTCTTGAGAAGTTCGGAAACGACATCGCAATCGCGTTTAGTGGAGCAGAAGACGTTGCTCTCATTGAGTACGCTCACTTAACCGGAAGACCCTTCAGGGTGTTCAGTTTAGACACAGGGAGATTGAACCCCGAAACATACAGACTCTTCGACACCGTGGAGAAGCACTACGGTATTCGAATCGAGTACATGTTTCCCGACGCTGTTGAGGTCCAAGCTCTGGTTAGAAACAAAGGTTTGTTCTCTTTCTACGAAGACGGTCACCAGGAGTGTTGCCGCATCAGAAAGGTTAGACCACTGAGGCGTGCGTTGAAGGGCTTACGCGCTTGGATCACTGGACAAAGGAAAGATCAGTCACCAGGGACGAGATCAGAGATCCCCGTTGTTCAAGTTGATCCGGTGTTTGAAGGGTTAGACGGTGGAGCTGGTAGTTTGGTGAAGTGGAATCCGGTTGCGAACGTCGAAGGGAACGATGTTTGGAACTTCTTGAGGACTATGGATGTTCCCGTGAACACGCTACACGCTGCGGGGTATGTTTCTATAGGATGTGAGCCGTGCACGAGAGCGGTTTTGCCTGGGCAGCACGAGAGAGAAGGGAGATGGTGGTGGGAAGACGCTAAGGCTAAAGAGTGTGGACTTCACAAAGGGAACATCAAGGAGAACAGCAACGGGAACGCTAATGCTAATGTCAATGGGACGTCATCCACGGTTGCTGATATCTTCAAGAGCGAGAACGTTGTGAGCTTGAGCAGGCAAGGGATTGAGAATCTGATGAAGCTGGAGAATCGTAAAGAGGCTTGGATCGTTGTGCTTTACGCGCCTTGGTGCCCGTTTTGTCAGGCGATGGAAGGTTCTTTTGATGAGTTGGCGGATAAGTTGGGTGGGAGTGGCGTGAAGGTGGCGAAGTTTAGAGCTGATGGTGACCAGAAGGAGTTTGCTAAAAGGGAGTTGCAGCTTGGGAGCTTCCCGACGATACTCGTGTTCCCGAAGAACTCTTCACGACCAATCAAGTATCCGTCAGAGAAGAGGGATGTTGATTCTTTGACATCGTTCTTGAATCTTGTTCGGTAG
- the LOC103859677 gene encoding 5'-adenylylsulfate reductase 3, chloroplastic isoform X2, with product MALAINVSSSSSSAISTSSFPSSELKAPRIGSLRLSDRVNVSTASLSLSGKRSSSVKPLNVQSIAKESFVPSQAASVVASEVTEKLDVVEVEDFEELAKSLETASPLEIMDKALEKFGNDIAIAFSGAEDVALIEYAHLTGRPFRVFSLDTGRLNPETYRLFDTVEKHYGIRIEYMFPDAVEVQALVRNKGLFSFYEDGHQECCRIRKVRPLRRALKGLRAWITGQRKDQSPGTRSEIPVVQVDPVFEGLDGGAGSLVKWNPVANVEGNDVWNFLRTMDVPVNTLHAAGYVSIGCEPCTRAVLPGQHEREGRWWWEDAKAKECGLHKGNIKENSNGNANANVNGTSSTVADIFKSENVVSLSRQGIENLMKLENRKEAWIVVLYAPWCPFCQAMEGSFDELADKLGGSGVKVAKFRADGDQKEFAKRELQLGSFPTILVFPKNSSRPIKYPSEKRDVDSLTSFLNLVR from the exons ATGGCACTAGCGATCAACGtttcctcatcttcttcttctgcgaTCTCAACCTCTAGCTTCCCTTCCTCAGAGCTCAAag CTCCACGGATCGGTTCGCTGAGGTTATCGGATCGTGTTAATGTCTCAACGGCGTCTCTGAGTCTATCCGGGAAACGATCATCATCGGTGAAGCCTCTGAATGTTCAGTCAATTGCAAAGGAGTCGTTTGTTCCTTCTCAAGCAGCGTCCGTGGTTGCTTCTG AGGTTACAGAGAAACTAGATGTGGTGGAAGTTGAAGACTTCGAGGAGCTAGCAAAGAGTCTAGAGACCGCTTCTCCTCTTGAGATCATGGACAAGGCTCTTGAGAAGTTCGGAAACGACATCGCAATCGCGTTTAGTGGAGCAGAAGACGTTGCTCTCATTGAGTACGCTCACTTAACCGGAAGACCCTTCAGGGTGTTCAGTTTAGACACAGGGAGATTGAACCCCGAAACATACAGACTCTTCGACACCGTGGAGAAGCACTACGGTATTCGAATCGAGTACATGTTTCCCGACGCTGTTGAGGTCCAAGCTCTGGTTAGAAACAAAGGTTTGTTCTCTTTCTACGAAGACGGTCACCAGGAGTGTTGCCGCATCAGAAAGGTTAGACCACTGAGGCGTGCGTTGAAGGGCTTACGCGCTTGGATCACTGGACAAAGGAAAGATCAGTCACCAGGGACGAGATCAGAGATCCCCGTTGTTCAAGTTGATCCGGTGTTTGAAGGGTTAGACGGTGGAGCTGGTAGTTTGGTGAAGTGGAATCCGGTTGCGAACGTCGAAGGGAACGATGTTTGGAACTTCTTGAGGACTATGGATGTTCCCGTGAACACGCTACACGCTGCGGGGTATGTTTCTATAGGATGTGAGCCGTGCACGAGAGCGGTTTTGCCTGGGCAGCACGAGAGAGAAGGGAGATGGTGGTGGGAAGACGCTAAGGCTAAAGAGTGTGGACTTCACAAAGGGAACATCAAGGAGAACAGCAACGGGAACGCTAATGCTAATGTCAATGGGACGTCATCCACGGTTGCTGATATCTTCAAGAGCGAGAACGTTGTGAGCTTGAGCAGGCAAGGGATTGAGAATCTGATGAAGCTGGAGAATCGTAAAGAGGCTTGGATCGTTGTGCTTTACGCGCCTTGGTGCCCGTTTTGTCAGGCGATGGAAGGTTCTTTTGATGAGTTGGCGGATAAGTTGGGTGGGAGTGGCGTGAAGGTGGCGAAGTTTAGAGCTGATGGTGACCAGAAGGAGTTTGCTAAAAGGGAGTTGCAGCTTGGGAGCTTCCCGACGATACTCGTGTTCCCGAAGAACTCTTCACGACCAATCAAGTATCCGTCAGAGAAGAGGGATGTTGATTCTTTGACATCGTTCTTGAATCTTGTTCGGTAG
- the LOC103859696 gene encoding uncharacterized protein LOC103859696 has translation MAGKAAEAVAKTVTAFQHPWRAKLDKYRTELTKGVWGYWEMGAWKPLGISARRRAMLRKEVLTAGEDWPYDPERKAMRTKRKGHKCDRISAEKRENTAKLMLKMPQMLLDYKKRRWEKKMKEEEKAKEDK, from the coding sequence ATGGCTGGCAAAGCTGCAGAAGCCGTGGCAAAGACCGTGACGGCGTTTCAGCATCCATGGAGAGCAAAGCTTGATAAGTACAGAACCGAGCTGACCAAAGGAGTGTGGGGTTACTGGGAGATGGGAGCGTGGAAGCCTCTAGGGATAAGCGCACGCAGGAGGGCGATGCTGAGGAAAGAAGTGTTGACTGCTGGTGAGGATTGGCCTTATGATCCAGAGAGGAAAGCGATGAGGACGAAGAGGAAAGGGCACAAGTGCGATAGAATCTCAGCTGAGAAAAGAGAGAACACGGCCAAGCTGATGCTGAAGATGCCTCAGATGCTTCTTGATTACAAGAAGAGAAggtgggagaagaagatgaaggaagAGGAGAAAGCTAAAGAAGACAAGTGA